A genomic window from Candidatus Sulfotelmatobacter sp. includes:
- a CDS encoding SUF system NifU family Fe-S cluster assembly protein: MSAWDDLYRENILDHYKHPRHHGTIENADISYEDGNPLCGDKLRMDFRIRDGRIEDVAFSGHGCSISQASASMLCERVAGKSLDEVKQLSRDDVLEMLGIELGPVRLKCALLALKTLKAGVYGLKQWPGEESET, from the coding sequence TTACCGCGAGAACATTCTCGACCACTACAAGCACCCGCGTCATCACGGCACGATCGAGAACGCGGACATCAGCTACGAGGACGGAAATCCGCTGTGCGGCGACAAGCTGCGCATGGACTTCCGGATTCGCGACGGGCGCATCGAGGACGTCGCGTTCTCGGGCCACGGCTGCTCGATCAGCCAGGCGTCGGCGTCCATGCTGTGCGAGCGGGTGGCGGGGAAGAGTCTCGACGAGGTGAAGCAGCTGAGTCGTGACGACGTGCTCGAGATGCTGGGGATCGAGCTGGGGCCGGTGCGGCTCAAGTGTGCGCTGCTCGCGCTCAAGACGCTCAAGGCCGGCGTCTACGGGCTGAAACAGTGGCCGGGCGAGGAAAGCGAAACGTGA